A region of Rhodamnia argentea isolate NSW1041297 chromosome 9, ASM2092103v1, whole genome shotgun sequence DNA encodes the following proteins:
- the LOC115739662 gene encoding equilibrative nucleotide transporter 3-like isoform X1 — MTTADETGVPVRLEGKFKAMVFCWVLGLGSLVAWSSMLTIGDYYYKVFPHYHPSRVLTIVYQPFAIGTMAILTYHESKVDTRKRNIIGYILFTLSTLFLIVLDVATSGKGGVGPYFGICVLVACFGVADAHVQGGMVGDLSFMCPEFMQSFFAGLAASGALTSGLRLITKAAFDKAHDGLRKGAMLFLAISTLFEFICIILYATLFAKIPIVKYYRSKAASEGSKTVSADLAAAGIQREDGDSKEDRLSNKQLLLQNIDYAIDLYLIYVLTLTIFPGFVFENTGKHQLGSWYPLVLVAMYNVWDLMSRYIPLIGWLKLESRKGLMLVILARFLLVPAFYFTAKYGDQGWMIMLISFLGLSNGYLTVCVMTVAPKGYKGPEQNALGNLLVLFLLGGIFSGVSLGWLWIIGNHKF; from the exons ATGACCACAGCTGATGAAACTGGGGTTCCAGTTAGGCTTGAG GGGAAGTTCAAAGCCATGGTGTTCTGTTGGGTCCTTGGTCTGGGGTCTCTTGTGGCTTGGAGCAGCATGCTCACCATTGGAGATTATTATTACAAAGTGTTCCCG CATTACCATCCTTCAAGAGTGCTTACCATTGTTTATCAACCATTCGCTATTGGGACAATGGCGATCTTAACGTATCACGAATCCAAAGTTGATACAAGAAAGAGGAATATAATTGGCTACATTCTATTCACTCTAAGTACACTCTTTCTCATCGTT TTGGATGTAGCAACGTCAGGGAAAGGGGGAGTTGGGCCTTATTTCGGTATATGTGTGCTCGTTGCTTGTTTTGGCGTGGCCGATGCTCATGTTCAAGGTGGTATGGTCGGCGATCTGTCTTTCATGTGTCCTGAATTCATGCAG TCGTTTTTCGCTGGTTTAGCTGCATCAGGAGCTCTAACATCTGGTTTGAGGCTGATCACAAAAGCAGCTTTTGACAAGGCTCATGACGGTCTTCGCAAGGGAGCTA tGTTGTTTCTGGCAATCTCCACACTCTTCGAGTTCATTTGCATCATTTTGTATGCGACTTTGTTTGCTAAGATTCCGATTGTGAAGTACTACCGCTCCAAGGCGGCCTCGGAAGGGTCTAAAACTGTCTCAGCTGACCTTGCTGCTGCTGGAATCCAAAGAGAG GATGGAGACTCTAAAGAAGATCGATTGAGCAACAAACAACTGTTGCTTCAGAACATAGACTATGCCATTGACCTATATCTTATATATGTTTTGACACTGACAATATTTCCGGGCTTTGTTTTTGAGAATACCGGAAAACACCAATTGGGGTCGTG GTACCCGCTTGTTCTAGTTGCTATGTACAATGTATGGGATCTCATGTCTCGGTACATTCCCCTCATCGGTTGGCTCAAGTTAGAGTCGCGAAAGGGTCTCATGTTAGTGATTCTTGCCCGTTTCTTGCTTGTCCCCGCATTCTACTTCACGGCAAAGTATGGCGATCAAGGGTGGATGATAATGCTCATTTCGTTCTTGGGCTTGAGCAATGGTTATCTCACCGTATGTGTTATGACGGTAGCACCCAAAGGATACAAG GGACCggagcaaaatgccttgggcAACTTGCTCGTGCTGTTTCTCTTAGGAGGGATATTTTCGGGAGTCTCTCTGGGCTGGTTGTGGATCATAGGCAATCACAAGTTTTAG
- the LOC115739662 gene encoding equilibrative nucleotide transporter 3-like isoform X2: protein MTTADETGVPVRLEGKFKAMVFCWVLGLGSLVAWSSMLTIGDYYYKVFPHYHPSRVLTIVYQPFAIGTMAILTYHESKVDTRKRNIIGYILFTLSTLFLIVLDVATSGKGGVGPYFGICVLVACFGVADAHVQGGMVGDLSFMCPEFMQSFFAGLAASGALTSGLRLITKAAFDKAHDGLRKGAMLFLAISTLFEFICIILYATLFAKIPIVKYYRSKAASEGSKTVSADLAAAGIQREDGDSKEDRLSNKQLLLQNIDYAIDLYLIYVLTLTIFPGFVFENTGKHQLGSWYPLVLVAMYNVWDLMSRYIPLIGWLKLESRKGLMLVILARFLLVPAFYFTAKYGDQGWMIMLISFLGLSNGYLTVCVMTVAPKGYKGPEQNALGNLLVLFLLD from the exons ATGACCACAGCTGATGAAACTGGGGTTCCAGTTAGGCTTGAG GGGAAGTTCAAAGCCATGGTGTTCTGTTGGGTCCTTGGTCTGGGGTCTCTTGTGGCTTGGAGCAGCATGCTCACCATTGGAGATTATTATTACAAAGTGTTCCCG CATTACCATCCTTCAAGAGTGCTTACCATTGTTTATCAACCATTCGCTATTGGGACAATGGCGATCTTAACGTATCACGAATCCAAAGTTGATACAAGAAAGAGGAATATAATTGGCTACATTCTATTCACTCTAAGTACACTCTTTCTCATCGTT TTGGATGTAGCAACGTCAGGGAAAGGGGGAGTTGGGCCTTATTTCGGTATATGTGTGCTCGTTGCTTGTTTTGGCGTGGCCGATGCTCATGTTCAAGGTGGTATGGTCGGCGATCTGTCTTTCATGTGTCCTGAATTCATGCAG TCGTTTTTCGCTGGTTTAGCTGCATCAGGAGCTCTAACATCTGGTTTGAGGCTGATCACAAAAGCAGCTTTTGACAAGGCTCATGACGGTCTTCGCAAGGGAGCTA tGTTGTTTCTGGCAATCTCCACACTCTTCGAGTTCATTTGCATCATTTTGTATGCGACTTTGTTTGCTAAGATTCCGATTGTGAAGTACTACCGCTCCAAGGCGGCCTCGGAAGGGTCTAAAACTGTCTCAGCTGACCTTGCTGCTGCTGGAATCCAAAGAGAG GATGGAGACTCTAAAGAAGATCGATTGAGCAACAAACAACTGTTGCTTCAGAACATAGACTATGCCATTGACCTATATCTTATATATGTTTTGACACTGACAATATTTCCGGGCTTTGTTTTTGAGAATACCGGAAAACACCAATTGGGGTCGTG GTACCCGCTTGTTCTAGTTGCTATGTACAATGTATGGGATCTCATGTCTCGGTACATTCCCCTCATCGGTTGGCTCAAGTTAGAGTCGCGAAAGGGTCTCATGTTAGTGATTCTTGCCCGTTTCTTGCTTGTCCCCGCATTCTACTTCACGGCAAAGTATGGCGATCAAGGGTGGATGATAATGCTCATTTCGTTCTTGGGCTTGAGCAATGGTTATCTCACCGTATGTGTTATGACGGTAGCACCCAAAGGATACAAG GGACCggagcaaaatgccttgggcAAC